A stretch of the Lolium perenne isolate Kyuss_39 chromosome 3, Kyuss_2.0, whole genome shotgun sequence genome encodes the following:
- the LOC127338846 gene encoding transcriptional activator hap3-like has translation MSREDFINFSGFTQPGRLSLPRASTSSLSSVSGDVNAQGGLLPIANIGRIMKGVLPPEAKVSKSSKETMQECATEFIGFVTGEASERCRRERRKTMNGDDICHAMKSLGLDHYASAMHRYLQRYREGEELAAALNNSIRAPPADDDMIQIDVRAQLSISRGQEKHGTN, from the coding sequence ATGAGTAGAGAGGATTTCATCAATTTTTCCGGTTTTACCCAACCGGGCCGTCTCAGCCTTCCTAGGGCATCAACCTCAAGCTTAAGCTCAGTCTCCGGAGATGTCAACGCGCAAGGAGGCCTGCTGCCGATCGCCAACATCGGGCGAATCATGAAGGGCGTGCTGCCGCCGGAGGCCAAGGTGTCAAAGAGCTCCAAGGAGACGATGCAGGAGTGCGCCACGGAGTTCATCGGCTTCGTCACCGGCGAGGCCTCGGAGCGGTGCCGGCGGGAGAGGCGCAAGACGATGAACGGCGACGACATCTGCCATGCCATGAAGAGCCTCGGCCTCGACCACTACGCCAGCGCCATGCACAGGTACCTCCAGAGGTATCGCGAGGGCGAGGAGCTCGCGGCGGCGCTCAACAACAGCATTAGGGCGCCGCCGGCCGATGACGACATGATCCAGATAGACGTCAGGGCGCAGCTGTCCATCTCTAGGGGCCAAGAGAAGCATGGTACGAATTGA